The nucleotide window TTTTAACAAGAAGCGTTGTTTATGTATTCATAGGGATTATTGGTGGTGGGATTTTATTTTCATTCTACAGGATCTGTCTGTGGCAATCAGTTCCTCTTGAAGAAAAAATTTATTCCTTTGAAGAGAGCGAAACAGAGTTGTACCCAAAATTTAACTCAATGAAAGTTCAAGTAAATGTGGGAGAAAGAGTATTGTCTAACGAAACTATTGATTATAACGAAAATAACCATACTTCCCGAGCTTATTACTGTGGGCAATGTGGCTTGTTTATGAATACTCATCGTGAAGATTCTATGCCGCCTAAATGGCTTTCTCCAGAGCATAAGAAGTATATAGAAACTCCAAGTTTATTGGTCTGTAGATGTCCTTTATGCAATAATACAACCAGGCATGTTTCTTAACTGATTATGATTCCATAAAGTTGGTATGGAAGGTTTATTCCGATGGAGAAATTTAAGTTTTTAGAGCACACAGCAGATGCACAGTTTATCGCTTATGGCCAAACTCTCAACCAAGCTTTTGAAAACGTTGGTTTAGCAACATTTGAAGTTATGATGGATACCGATTTAATCGAAGATATTGAGAAAACTGAAATACAGGTAGTTGGCGATGAGATTGATGCGCTTGTTTATGACTGGCTTTCAGAACTCATATTTCTTTTCAGTGCAGAAAACATGGTGTTCAATAAATTCAATGTTGAAATAATTGAAAAGGAAAAAAGATTCCAGTTAGATGCGGTTGTATGGGGTGAAAAAATAGATATGGAAAAACACCAAATTCATACTGAAGTGAAAGCTCCAACATACCATGGGCTTTCAGTAAAGAAAAACGATTTTTATGAAATTAAAGTACTCCTAGACACCTAACCATATATCTAGTTACTGAGTTTAAAGATCTAAGATACTTTTTATATTCAATTGGATAATGGAGGAATGAATTATGAAGCGAGAAAAACTAACTAAAATTAATGATTTAACTTGGGAAATCCCAGAAAACTACAAAAACTGTATGACCGTTCCAGGAAGAATGTACCTATCAACAGACCTGGTCGACATAGTTGAAGAAGATACTTACGAACAAGTCGCAAACGTTGCATGTCTACCTGGAATAGTTAAATACTCACTAGCAATGCCTGAAGCCCACCTTGGATATGGATTCCCAATAGGTGGAGTTGCTGGAATCGATATAGAAAACGGTGTAATAAGTCCAGGCGGCGTAGGCTTCGATATCAATTGTGGAGTAAAGACATTAAAGACTAATCTAGAGTTAAGTGACGTCAAAGGAGGGGTTGAAGAACTAATAAATAGATTGTTTTCAAACATACCCTCAGGAGTCGGTTCAGAAAGCAAATTAAAATTGAGTTACAACGACCTTGATTACCTACTGGAAAATGGATTGGATTGGGCTTTAGAAAATGGTTATGCAAATGAAGAAGATGTAATATATTGTGAAGAAGAAGGACGTATGGATAGTGCTAACGCTGATAAAGTTAGTAAAAAAGCTAAACAAAGAGGTCTAAGTCAGGTTGGAACTCTTGGAAGCGGAAACCATTTCCTTGAAGTACAGTATGTAGATGAAGTATTGGATGAAGAAGCTGCAGAAAATTTTGGGCTGGAAAAGAACCAGGTAGTTGTAATGATTCATACTGGAAGCCGGGGATTCGGACATCAAGTATGCACCGACTATGTTAAAAAACTTGAGAAAGCTACAAAGAAATACAACATAGATATTCCAGATAAACAGCTTGCTTGTGCTCCATTCGACTCAAAAGAAGGGCAAGATTACTTCTCTGCAATGGCTTGTGCAGCAAATTATGCATGGGTGAATCGACAAGTAATAACAAGTTGGGTTAGAGATATATTCAAAGATTATTATGGAAACGATACAGAACTCAACACACTTTATGATGTCGCCCATAACATGGCTAAAAAAGAGACGCACAATGTTGATGGAGAAAAAAAAGATCTAATAGTTCATCGTAAAGGAGCTACAAGGGCTTTTGGACCAAACCACAGCGATATACCAAGAGATTACCAAGAAACTGGACAACCAGTAATGATTCCTGGGAATATGGGTGCACCTTCTTACATACTTAAGGGAACCGATTTCGCTATGGAAAACACATTTGGTTCAACCTGCCATGGTGCTGGAAGGAAAATGAGTCGATCACAAGCTAAGAGGGAGTATTGGGGGGAAACTGTTCAAAAAGAGCTTTCAAAACAAGGTATATATGTAAAAGCAACACATGGAGCAGTAATAGCTGAAGAATCACCAGGAGCCTATAAAAACCCTAATAAAGTTGTGAACGTAGCTCACAACGTAGGTATATCTAAAAAAGTTGTTAAATTAAAGCCTCTTGGAGTCGCCAAAGGATAACTAACACACCTAATATCTAACTAAAAATCTATTTATGTGGTAACTCATGTTGGGTTACCACATTTTCTTATTTTAATAGTTTTTTGTTTTTGGGTTTTAACGGTCTTGAAGTGTCTCTACTTCTTCAACTAACTGTTTTCCTGCTGCTACTTCATCTATGCTGTGTATAACAGCTCCAGTTTCTTCTATTATTTTCTTAACTTCATTGAAATCTATTTTGTTTCCTTCGATTGTGACTTTAACATTCTCTGTTTGTTGATCTACTTCATATAAACTTAGGTTGACTCCTTCGATTCCTGAAATAGTGCTTATGCTTGTAGCTAGTTCTAGTAAACTTGGTTCGTGTGGTTTCAATACATCCAAAACTACTCTTTTGATAACGCCAGACATCTTTAATCACTAATGTACGTCTAATTATTTAATATTTGATGTAAATTGATTTAATGGTAAAAAAAGAAAAATAGGTAGGTAGCCTCGTTAGAGGCTTTATCTTTCAAGTTTTGCTTTAACTCTTTTTAGTCGGAAGAAGGATTCTCTTTCCATTTCATCGAGTTTCATTTCAATGTAGTCAACGGTGTTTTCGAATTTTGGTATGAGGTTGTATTCTAGTGCGTTGACTCGTCTTTTGGTTTTCTCGATTTCTTCGGATAGTAGTCTGATGCTTTCTTCTATTTCGGCTACCAGTACAATCATGTCGAGGACTTCTTCGAATCTTTCAGCTGCTTCGTCGAGTTGTGGTGGTGTGTCTATTGGTGAAAAACCTCTTTCTCTGTATTTACGTTTTGGGTTGCCTTTTTTCTCTAGTTTGGGTACAGTTACGCCCATTATGTTTTTCTTGGCCGTTTCAAACTCGAGTTCAGTTTCTTTGACTGAGGTTGTTAGTGATTCTACTTTAACTGCTCCAGATTCTGCCTCTGCCTCTATTAGCATTCGGAATGCATCTTCAAGTTCTTGTTCGAGTTCTTCTCTGATTCCTTTTGCTTCTTTAACGACCTCGAATAACTCCATTATTAGGGCGTCTCTTTTTTCTTCCAGTAGGTCGTGTCCTTTTTCCGCTAGCTCTAGTCTTTCCCGCATCTCGAGAAGGTCCATCCGGATGGGACGGACACCGTCAACGATATCTTTAGACATTTTAATTCAACCTCTTTATTGTTCTGTTTCTGCAGCTTCGGTTTCTTCGGTTTCTTCGGTTTCACTGGGTTGGTAGTATTTTTCTATGTAGTCTCGGTCGATTCTTTTGAGTTCTTTTTTTGGTAGTTGTGAGAATATGTCCCAAGCGATTTGGAGTGTTTCTTCTATTGTTCTTCTTTCATCGAGTTTTTGTGAAACGAATTTTTCTTCGAAGTCGTCGGCTATGTTGAGGTACATTCTGTCTCTTTCGGTTAATGCTTCTTCTCCGACAACTGCTACTAGGTCTCTTAGGTCTCTTCCTTCTGCGTAGCTTGAGTAGAGTTGGTCGCTTACGTCTCCGTGGTCTTCTCTTGTTTTGCCTTCTCCTATTCCTGAGTCCATTAGTCGGGAGAGGCATGGTAGGACGTCGATTGGTGGGTATATTCCTTTTCTATGTATGTTTCTTGAGAAAACTATCTGGCCTTCTGTTATGTATCCTGTTAGGTCTGGTATTGGGTGTGTTATGTCGTCGTCGGGCATTGTTAGCATGGGTATTTGGGTGATTGTTCCTTCTTTGTTTTTGATTTTTCCTGCTCTTTCGTATATGCCTGCTAGGTCGGTGTACATGTATCCTGGGTATCCTCTTCTTCCTGGTACTTCTTCTCTTGCTGCTGCGATTTCCCGTAGTGCTTCGCAGTAGTTTGTTAGGTCTGTTAGTAGGACGAGTATGTGCATGTCTTTTTCATATGCTAGGTATTCGGCGACTGTTAGTGCGATTCTTGGTGTGACGATTCTTTCGACTGCTGGGTCGTCTGCTAGGTTGAGTAGGACGACTGTTCTTTCTAATGCTCCTGTTTTTTCGAAGCTTTTCATGAAGAAGTTTGATTCTTCGTTTGTTATTCCCATGGCTGCGAATACAACAGCGAAGTCTTCTTCTTCTCCTCCACGGACTCGTGCTTGTCTTGCTATTTGGGCTGCGAGTTCGTTGTGGGGTAGTCCTGATACTGTGAAGACTGGTAGTTTCTGTCCTCGTACCAGTGTGTTCATTCCGTCGATTACGGATATACCTGTTTCGATGAATTCTTCTGGGTGTTCTCTTGCTTCTGGGTTTATGGATGATCCATAGATGTCTCTTTCTTCATCTGGGATTATTTCTGGTCCACCATCGATTGGTCGGCCGGTTCCGTCTAGTACTCTTCCGAGTAGGTCTTCGGATACACCTATTCTCATTGTCTGGCCTGTGAATCGGACTTTTGTGTTTTTGGTGTCTAGGCCTCTTGTTCCTTCGAATATCTGGATTACTGCTCGGTCTCCTTCGGCTTCTAGTACTTTACCTCTTCTTTTGACTCCGTCGCTTCCGACGACTTCGACGACTTCGTCGTAGGCTACTCCTGATACTTCTTCAACGACCATTATGGAGCCTGATACTTCAGATACTGTTGAATATTCTATTGCTCCGGATTTGCTCATCTTCTAACCTCCTTTTTAAGTTTGTCTACTTCATTTTTCATTTGGTTCCGGATGTCTGTGACTTCTTGTTCGAAATCTTCTTCTGGTACTTCTTTCATCCGGGCTATTCTTTGTTTGACTTCCATTTCTGCTATTTTGTCTGCTGGTACGCCTTGGTCAACTGCTTCTGTTGCTACTTCGTGGAACTGTAGGATTGTTTCTAGCATCTCCATTTGTTTTTTGGGTGAGCAGTATGTGTCTACGTCGTGGAAGGCGTTTTGTTGTAGGAAGTCTTCTCTTAAGATTCTTGATACATCTAATACTACTCTTTCTTTTTCTGGTAATGCGTCTGGCCCTACAAGTTGTACTACTTCTTGTAGTTCGTCTTCTTGTTGTAATAGTTCAAGTGATTTTCTTCTTAGTTCGAGCCATCCGTCTTTTATTTCTTGGTCCCACCATTTTTTGACGTCTTCGTTGTATAGTGAGTAGGATTCGAGCCAGTCTATTGCTGGGAAGTGTCTTCTGTCTTTTAGTTCTGTGCTTAGGGCCCAGAATACTTTGACTATCCGGAGTGTGTTTTGGGTTACTGGTTCTGAGAAGTCTCCGCCTGGTGGTGATACTGCGCCTACTACTGAGACTGATCCTTTTCTGTCTTCTTGTCTTACCATTCCGGCTCTTTCGTAGAATTCTGCGAGCCGTGTTGCGAGGTATGCTGGGTATCCTTCTTCTCCAGGCATTTCTTCAAGTCGGCCTGAGATTTCTCTTAATGCTTCGGCCCACCTTGATGTTGAGTCTGCTTGTAGTGCTACGTTGTATCCCATGTCTCTGTAGTATTCGGCTAGTGTTATTCCTGTGTAGATTGATGATTCTCGGGCGGCTACCGGCATGTTGCTGGTGTTTGCTATTAGGATTGTTCTTTCCATTAGTGATTCGCCGGTTTCTGGGTCTTCTAGTGCTGGGAATTCTTCGAGAACTTCTGCCATTTCGTTTCCTCGTTCTCCACATCCAATGAATATTATTACGTCTGCGTCTGCCCATTTGGATACTTGGTGTTGTAGGACTGTTTTTCCGGTTCCGAATCCTCCGGGAATTGCTGCTGTACCGCCTTTTGTCATTGGGAAGAATGTGTCGAGGACTCTTTGTCCTGTTATTAAGGGTTCGTCTGGATTGAGTTTTTCGTCTTGTGGTCTTGGCTCTCTTACCGGCCATCTTCTCAACATCTTTATTTCTTCTATTTCTCCTTCCGGGGTCTCTATTTCGGCTATTGGTTCGTCTACTGTGTATTCGCCTTCTTTTATTGTTTTTACTGTTCCTTTGATTCCTCTTGGAACCATTACTCTGTGTTCAACTATCTCTGTTTCTGGGACTGTTCCAAGTATTGTTAGTTCTCTTACTTCGTCTCCTTCTGATACTTCTGGCTGGAACTCCCATTTTTTTTCGAAGTCTATTGATGGTACTTCTATACCACGTGGTATGAAGTCTCCTCCTTCTTGTCTTATGTAGTTCAGGGGTCGTTGTATTCCATCGAATATTGAGCTCATTAGTCCTGGAGCTAGGTCGACGGATAGGGGTTGGCCTGTGTTAACGACCTTTTCTCCTGGAGCGACTCCTGATGTTTCTTCATAACACTGTATTACGGCTTTATCGCCGTCTAACTCGATGACTTCTCCGAATAGACCCATTTCTCCTATTTTCACTACCTCGTACATCTCTGTTCCTTTCATGTTGTCGGCTTCGACAACTGGGCCTGAAACTTTAACTATTCTGCCTTCTTCACCACTGGATTCCACTTTACTTTTAGTAGAAATCTTAAATTCCTCCTTTATTTATTTAGATGTCTTCTAGATCTATCTCTACACCAACTGCTTTCTTAACCATTTCCTGTAACTGGGATTGTGTTGACCCATGTTTGTCAGGTATCTCAACTATAATTGGGAATACGTCTCCTCTGTCTCTGAATCTCTTTAATTCTTCTCGGTTTTGTTCTGCGATTCTTTCTGTTGTTATCACTATGCCTATGTCGTCGCTTAATTCATATAATGCGTCTTCGAATTCTTCTCCTTCTTTCGCTACTGAAGCTTCTTTTACTCCGGCTAGTTTGAAGCCTGTTACGGTGTCTTCATCGGCGATTACAGCTACTTTCACAGTACCAAGACCTCCGAGATCTCTTCATAACTCAGGCCTGCGTTTTTGTATGTAAATATTTTTCTGAGGTTCTGAACCTCTATCCTCTTTAAGGCGAGGTATCCTAGTATTACTCCTGGCCCAAGTGGTTCGTCGCGATATATCTCCATAGCGGTTTTCTTAAGTATTTTGTCGAGTTTTATCGATGCTTTTTCTACAACTTCAGGGCATTCGCAGTCTTTTAGTTCGGTGAGTGGTTCGAAGTAGGTTTCTTTTAGTTCTTGGACTGCTTTTCCTAACTCGTCGTATTCAGCCATTGTTAAAAGTATTTCGATGTCTATTTTGTAGGGCTCTATCAAGAATTGTTCGATTTCTTCTGGATCCATTTCGTCTCTTATTGACCTGAGAACTGTTTCTACGTTGACTCGGTCTACCAATAGACCGAAGTATCTTTCAATGTTTTTGTCGTGTTTTTCGAAGTATTTTTTTATTCTTGTGTCGCTGCGTTTGACTTTATTCATTATGTTTTCGTAAAGCTTTAGGTCTAAGAGAACTTCTGGTTCCAGTAGGTCTTCTTGTTCATCGATTTCTTGAAGTATTGGAACTAAAAAACTGTATTCAGTTTTTTTGAGTTTCTCTGCCGCTTCTTTATAGTCCATGGATTTTGCTATATCGTCTATTAGGTTGTATAGCTCTGTATCTGTTTCTATTAAGAACTCTCTGTAGTCATGGTCTTTATCTTTAATCGCCCTCAATGCTACTTTGAGGTTTTGAACGTCCCAACGGTTCATGTATTCTCTAAATACCTTTTTCAGTATTTCTGGACTGTATTTCGCTATGTTGTTTTCTTCTTTAAGAAGATGATTGCAGAGTTCTCGATCTACATCAAAATAGTCTTCATCTTTCGAGATATTTTCACTGTACTCAGTGTCTTTAAGCATCTCTATTGCTTCCGACACAGTGTCGGTTTGCGCGATCTCTGTCATTTTTTGAGGCGAAATTAACTTTGCTTTTTTCGCCCGTACCCTACCAAGAGAAAAATCTAGTGAAGAGATTCCTGTTTCTTTCATTTAATTACCCGGCCAAAAAACTTTTATTAATATTTATAAATATCTGTTGACAACTGCCATCATTCTCAATCTGCTTTTTTTTATTTAAACTTTTGTTATCGATTTCACTAAATGACCACTAAAATCATTTAATTACTAGCAGCGTTAACCCAAAATTTGGTGGCTAACGGAGTTAGGGCTTATAAAACATAGATATTACTACAAACAAATAGGTTTATGGTTTTGATTTAGGGTTTATTTCCGAATTGTCTTAATTTATGTGTTTTGCTTCGATCCGTACTTTATGGAAGACAAGTCCCTCAGGATCCATGGATAATATTCTTTCTTTGTTCTGTCTGTCAGTGATTTTAAGTCCATTTTGGTTTAGTTTTTCTTCAAGTTGTTTTTCCGTGTTGGCTCCAGCAAGGCACGTTACAACCATGGATATATCTTCTCTTAATTCTTCGGGTATATCCTTGTTAACTATTATTTCAGAAAAATAGGCTCTGCCACCTGGCTTTAATATTTTGTTTATGCAGTCCAAAGCCATTTCTTTTTTAATTAGGTTTAAAACACAGTTGGTGAAAACTACATCGAATGTGTTTTCTTTAAAAGGTATTTTTTCGGCGTCGCCTACAACGAACTCTATGTTATCGATATCTAAATCGTTTATGTCTTTTTGGGCTTTATAAGCCATTTCTCCAGAGAAATCAAGGCCGACTACCTCTCCTTTTGGTAGTAGTTGAGATGTTATAAAACAGTTTAGGCCTCCACCGGAACCTAACTCTAAAACTGTTTCTTTGCCTTCCATCTTTATATCATGTAATGGATAATCACATCCAAGTGATATTAGGTCTTCGGAGGCGGTTTCTGCCTCCGGAGATTCGTTTACATCGATTTCAGTGAACCCATCTACCTCGCCTTCGGCTACCTTTGAATAAAACTCTTTTATCTTTTCTTTCATTTGCTCAATCTCTGTATTTGGAGTATATTTTTTCTCGATATAGAGATTCACCGTTTTTGTTTGTTAGGTTGAAGTTACAGAAAGGTATCATCCTTCCGTCTGGGACAACAACGTGTATGCAACATTTCTCTGTTCTGTTTGTTTCATGTGTCCATGCGTCTTGGAAATCCATTATTGATATTGTTAGGTAGTTTTCCATTGCTCTCCTAACAAAGTCTTCCCATCCTCCTGCTTCACAACAGGAGTCGTCGGAACTCATGGTGTCTAATAGTTCTTGAGGATCTGATTCACAGCCACATCGACTTCCTTTCCATCGATTTTCTACAGATGATTTTGTCTTTTCTGCTATATCTCCGACTTGTCCTGAGGCCCCAAGTGTTTTATCTGTTAATGGAAGAAACTCATCGTTCTCATCTAATATTGCGAGACAACTGACATCACAATGTACACTTGGACAGGAGGTTGGAGTGAAGTTTTTAACCCCTATCTGACCTTCTGTCTGGTTTTCAATTGCTTTAGCAGTTTCCCACAGGGTTACTCTGCTGTCTTCATCTAGCCAAGAAGGAGATCTTCCAAACAACGAGACTGGTTGGAAATGAACTCCCTTAACCGCTGGAATCAGTTCTTTTGCAAAATCAACTATTTCGCCTACTTCATTAATGTTGTAGCCTTTAGCAACAGTTGGTACAAGCACTACACCAACTCCGGCTTCTGCAGCTCTCTCTATTGCCTTTACTTTCTCTTCAAGTAGTGGTTTTCCATATCTTTTTTCATAAACATTATCTGAAACCCCATCGAAACTAAGGTAAAGTGAATCGATTCCTTCATCACATATTTTTTTGAAGAACTCTGGGTCTCTAGCTATTCTCACACCATTTGTATTTAATTCGATGTGGTCTATACCAATCTCTCTACCCATCCTAATTATTTCTGGAAGGTCGTCTCTAATTGTGGGTTCTCCACCAGATATTTGAACAAGAGAACTACCATCTGACCTCTCTTTAACTGTTTCAAACATATCTCTAATCTGGTCTAAAGATGGTTCATAGTAATCTCCACCTTTTTTTGAGTCAGCAAAACAAATAGAGCAATTCATATCGCAGTTTTCAGTTACCTCCAAAACAGCGATGCATGTATGTTGTTTATGTTCATTGCAGAGCCCACAATCCATTGGACATCCTTCTTCTCTTATTGTTTTTGGAGATGTTGGTTTTGTACGATCAACCTCGAAATCCTCCATCCCTAAATAGAAATCTGAATTTCTTGATGTCACTGTTTTAAAGACACCATGTTCCTCACATTTTTTTTCAAGAACCACTTCATCATTTTCTATATATTTCTCTCCAACAATGACTCCAAGACACTCTGGACATACACTTTTATATTCTCCTAATTTTTTAACCAAAAAAACACCTCAATCTAAATATCACAGCTAAACAAAAAATATCTCGCTATTTAGATATTCTAAATAGTATTATTTTATCTTTTTTCTTAAAATATTGATTTATTGTATATTCTGTTTTTTATTTTTTAATTAATTCATTTTTTTAGGCTAACGCTATATGGTTAGCTAACGCTATCTGGTTTTGTCTTATTATAAAAATAAAGCTGGGTCAGGGGTGTTTAGCCCCTTAATCCCTTATTTTTTAGGAATGGTTAGGCTCTTTTTTCTTCTAAGATGTTTGCTGCTGCGGGTAGTGTTTTTACAGCGACGTCTTCGGATACGTATCCTTGTTCACAGTCTGGACAATACATTCCTAATACAGGTCTTGTGATACCTAGATAGCTTATGTCTATGTTTTTTTCTCTGGCTTTTCCACCACATGCTTCGCAGACCCATTCTTCAAGTTCTGTTCCTGGGCCTCCGGAGGCTGGACCTTCAATTGACATTTTATGTCCGTATGCGGATACGAGTTTGAATTTGTCTTCATCGACTTTTCTGTATCTTGCGTATGTTGTAAGGTTGTCGCCTTCTTTTTTTGATAGGACTGTTCCGTCTTCGTTATTTACTAATTTGTGTCCTGATTTCTCGCCTTCATGGATTGCTGCCTTTATGCTTTTTTCATCCAAGCCTCGTTCTTCTACGAGATCTTCTACTTCACCTGACATTTCTAATTCGAATTTTGGTTTCTTTTTCCAAATCATTATTCATACCCCCTTTTTAGAACCTCTCATACTGTCCATGGTCTTTGGCCGCCCTCACCATTGCATGTATATTTCCTACTGGTGCGTATGTTGGGCATTCACAGGCTGTTCCTAGTATGAATCCTCTTGGGCTGTCTTTTCCTTTTTCAAGCTGATCTACAGCTTGATCGTATACTTCTCTTGGAGACCCCATCTGGACAAGTGATGTGTCTACTACACCGAATGTTGTACATTTATCTCCGAAGTTTTCAACTAATTTATCTGCTGAGAATATTTCTCCATCTTCGTATCCTATCTGCATAACGGTGAATGGGGACATTGGTGCGTCGGTCCATAGGTCCCAGTCGTCTTTGTGTTCACCACATAGGTGGTAATATACTCCTGGGCCTGAACCGTCTTTCAACGTGTCTTTCACGGCTTTACAGGTTGGCTCGTAGTTGAATCTCTCGATTTGATCTCGGTTGAGTAGGTCACCATTTGCAACAACTGAACCGGCTATCATAACGTTCATTCCATATCTATCAGCGACTGCTCTGTTTGCTTGTAGCATGTGGTCGGCCATTTTATATACAAGGTCTTCTACAATCTCCGGCTCTCTTATTAACCACATTAATAGTTGTTCTGCTTGAACCATGTTTGAGGCTACATCGAATGCTCCATTGAATTGTGTTACCGGTGCAAACATATCGGGGTATTCGTCTAGACAGGTGTCTAGTGCTGTAAAGTGTCTTTCAAGTGTAGGGCCTTCTGCAAGTTCTTCTGGACCTTTTATCTCTAGGTCGTCTACGTCTTCGGGTTCTTTTAGTGGGTATTCATCTATGACTGGTGGACTTTTTTCAGTATATTTGAGTTTAGCTCCATAGTCTTCTCCCCAGTAATCTCCCCATAAATAATGGCCTACTGGAGTTATGTCGTATATTTCACAAGCATTACAAACCATTCGTACTGCATCATCGGGATTCTGCCAGAAATACTTGGTGTCTTTCCTGAATAGCGTTGCAGCGTTTGACAGAAGTATTGGGTCTACAATGACCCGGTCCGATGGTGTATCGGCGAATGGCGTTGTCCATAATGTCGCGGCTTTCCCTAACCATTCTTCATCTATATTGGGTAAAAAATCATCTCTTGGCATACTCTAAAACCTGTTTATAGATTTGACAACATTTATTATTTATACCTTTCGGTTTTAGGGGTATTAAAATCGTTTATTAACTAGTATATCTTTATAAAAACCCCATATAAAGTTTTTTTACTAAAAAAAACGATATATAATTAATTTTTTGGTAAATACACTCTATGAACCTAATTTTCTTTATTTAAAAACAATTTAGTGTTTTTATGTTACTAAGGTTTTTTAGAGTTACTAACATTTTTTTGGATTTTTATTATGTTTGGAAATTATTTTATTAAAAACTGATATAACAAAAAAACTAAAAAATAGTTTATAGATTTCTTATAACTTCTTGTTTACAGCGA belongs to Methanonatronarchaeum sp. AMET-Sl and includes:
- a CDS encoding archease; its protein translation is MEKFKFLEHTADAQFIAYGQTLNQAFENVGLATFEVMMDTDLIEDIEKTEIQVVGDEIDALVYDWLSELIFLFSAENMVFNKFNVEIIEKEKRFQLDAVVWGEKIDMEKHQIHTEVKAPTYHGLSVKKNDFYEIKVLLDT
- a CDS encoding RtcB family protein; the encoded protein is MKREKLTKINDLTWEIPENYKNCMTVPGRMYLSTDLVDIVEEDTYEQVANVACLPGIVKYSLAMPEAHLGYGFPIGGVAGIDIENGVISPGGVGFDINCGVKTLKTNLELSDVKGGVEELINRLFSNIPSGVGSESKLKLSYNDLDYLLENGLDWALENGYANEEDVIYCEEEGRMDSANADKVSKKAKQRGLSQVGTLGSGNHFLEVQYVDEVLDEEAAENFGLEKNQVVVMIHTGSRGFGHQVCTDYVKKLEKATKKYNIDIPDKQLACAPFDSKEGQDYFSAMACAANYAWVNRQVITSWVRDIFKDYYGNDTELNTLYDVAHNMAKKETHNVDGEKKDLIVHRKGATRAFGPNHSDIPRDYQETGQPVMIPGNMGAPSYILKGTDFAMENTFGSTCHGAGRKMSRSQAKREYWGETVQKELSKQGIYVKATHGAVIAEESPGAYKNPNKVVNVAHNVGISKKVVKLKPLGVAKG
- a CDS encoding DUF211 domain-containing protein, translating into MSGVIKRVVLDVLKPHEPSLLELATSISTISGIEGVNLSLYEVDQQTENVKVTIEGNKIDFNEVKKIIEETGAVIHSIDEVAAGKQLVEEVETLQDR
- a CDS encoding V-type ATP synthase subunit D → MSKDIVDGVRPIRMDLLEMRERLELAEKGHDLLEEKRDALIMELFEVVKEAKGIREELEQELEDAFRMLIEAEAESGAVKVESLTTSVKETELEFETAKKNIMGVTVPKLEKKGNPKRKYRERGFSPIDTPPQLDEAAERFEEVLDMIVLVAEIEESIRLLSEEIEKTKRRVNALEYNLIPKFENTVDYIEMKLDEMERESFFRLKRVKAKLER
- a CDS encoding V-type ATP synthase subunit B, with protein sequence MSKSGAIEYSTVSEVSGSIMVVEEVSGVAYDEVVEVVGSDGVKRRGKVLEAEGDRAVIQIFEGTRGLDTKNTKVRFTGQTMRIGVSEDLLGRVLDGTGRPIDGGPEIIPDEERDIYGSSINPEAREHPEEFIETGISVIDGMNTLVRGQKLPVFTVSGLPHNELAAQIARQARVRGGEEEDFAVVFAAMGITNEESNFFMKSFEKTGALERTVVLLNLADDPAVERIVTPRIALTVAEYLAYEKDMHILVLLTDLTNYCEALREIAAAREEVPGRRGYPGYMYTDLAGIYERAGKIKNKEGTITQIPMLTMPDDDITHPIPDLTGYITEGQIVFSRNIHRKGIYPPIDVLPCLSRLMDSGIGEGKTREDHGDVSDQLYSSYAEGRDLRDLVAVVGEEALTERDRMYLNIADDFEEKFVSQKLDERRTIEETLQIAWDIFSQLPKKELKRIDRDYIEKYYQPSETEETEETEAAETEQ
- a CDS encoding V-type ATP synthase subunit A translates to MESSGEEGRIVKVSGPVVEADNMKGTEMYEVVKIGEMGLFGEVIELDGDKAVIQCYEETSGVAPGEKVVNTGQPLSVDLAPGLMSSIFDGIQRPLNYIRQEGGDFIPRGIEVPSIDFEKKWEFQPEVSEGDEVRELTILGTVPETEIVEHRVMVPRGIKGTVKTIKEGEYTVDEPIAEIETPEGEIEEIKMLRRWPVREPRPQDEKLNPDEPLITGQRVLDTFFPMTKGGTAAIPGGFGTGKTVLQHQVSKWADADVIIFIGCGERGNEMAEVLEEFPALEDPETGESLMERTILIANTSNMPVAARESSIYTGITLAEYYRDMGYNVALQADSTSRWAEALREISGRLEEMPGEEGYPAYLATRLAEFYERAGMVRQEDRKGSVSVVGAVSPPGGDFSEPVTQNTLRIVKVFWALSTELKDRRHFPAIDWLESYSLYNEDVKKWWDQEIKDGWLELRRKSLELLQQEDELQEVVQLVGPDALPEKERVVLDVSRILREDFLQQNAFHDVDTYCSPKKQMEMLETILQFHEVATEAVDQGVPADKIAEMEVKQRIARMKEVPEEDFEQEVTDIRNQMKNEVDKLKKEVRR
- a CDS encoding V-type ATP synthase subunit F, whose amino-acid sequence is MKVAVIADEDTVTGFKLAGVKEASVAKEGEEFEDALYELSDDIGIVITTERIAEQNREELKRFRDRGDVFPIIVEIPDKHGSTQSQLQEMVKKAVGVEIDLEDI
- a CDS encoding V-type ATPase subunit translates to MKETGISSLDFSLGRVRAKKAKLISPQKMTEIAQTDTVSEAIEMLKDTEYSENISKDEDYFDVDRELCNHLLKEENNIAKYSPEILKKVFREYMNRWDVQNLKVALRAIKDKDHDYREFLIETDTELYNLIDDIAKSMDYKEAAEKLKKTEYSFLVPILQEIDEQEDLLEPEVLLDLKLYENIMNKVKRSDTRIKKYFEKHDKNIERYFGLLVDRVNVETVLRSIRDEMDPEEIEQFLIEPYKIDIEILLTMAEYDELGKAVQELKETYFEPLTELKDCECPEVVEKASIKLDKILKKTAMEIYRDEPLGPGVILGYLALKRIEVQNLRKIFTYKNAGLSYEEISEVLVL
- a CDS encoding methyltransferase domain-containing protein, which encodes MKEKIKEFYSKVAEGEVDGFTEIDVNESPEAETASEDLISLGCDYPLHDIKMEGKETVLELGSGGGLNCFITSQLLPKGEVVGLDFSGEMAYKAQKDINDLDIDNIEFVVGDAEKIPFKENTFDVVFTNCVLNLIKKEMALDCINKILKPGGRAYFSEIIVNKDIPEELREDISMVVTCLAGANTEKQLEEKLNQNGLKITDRQNKERILSMDPEGLVFHKVRIEAKHIN